DNA sequence from the Ramlibacter agri genome:
CCATGAGCAAGCCGCTGACCATGCTGCTCTTCGGCATGATCAACTGGATGTTCACGTGGATGAAACCGGATGGGCCGCTGGACTACGAAGCGATGGCGCCGGTCGTGGCCGACTTGTTCCTTGGGGGCATCGGCGCCGTGGAGACGCCCGCGGTGACCGTGCTGGACTCCTGACTTACGCCGCCTCTTCGGCCTCATCCGGCAACTTCAACACGCCGGTATGGAAGTCGAACTCGTACGCCTCGCCGTACCGTCCCCATTCGATGGCGACCTCGAGCGTGTGCACCGCCTTCTCCTGCTCCATGCCTTCCCGCAGCAGGTCGAGCACGCGCTCGCGCGGCATCGTCCCCGAGGGCTCGCTTTCCAGCATGCGCCGGATGCGCGTGGCCAGCGGCACCTGCGCCAGCAATTGCTGGCCGAAGATTTCCTGCCGCAGCACGTGACCCGCTTGGGCATAGCGCTGGCCCAGCGGCGTGAGCGCGATGTCGCCCGCTTCCACCTGCGCCAGGCCCAGCATGGCCAGCGCCTCATAGGTGGGGAACAGTTCCTCGTCGGTCAGCGCGGATTCCTCCGCCAGCTGCGGCAGGTCGGCGTGGCCTTCGAACGGCGCTTCGGCCAGCAGGTCCAGCACGCCCTCGATGCGGGCCACGTCGGTGGCCGGCAGCGCGTAGTCCACCGGCGCCGGCGCGGCCGCGGCGGCCACGGCCACCTGCGGCACGGGACGCGCGGTCATCAGCGCGTACACCTCGTCCACCATCTGCCGCAGGTCCGCGGTATCGGCATCGCGCGGCCGCTCGAGGCTCACCGCATACTGGCAGCGGATGCGCCCCGGGTCGCTGGCCAGGATGACGATGCGGTCGGCCATCATCACGGCTTCCTCGATGTTGTGCGACACGATCAGCATGCCCTTGGTCGGGATGCGCTGGTCGGCCCACAGCTCCAGGATTTCGTCGCGCAGCGTCTCGCCCGTCATCACGTCCAGCGCGGAGAAGGCCTCGTCCATCAGCAGCACGTCGGGGTTGGTGACCAGCGCGCGCGCGATGCCCACGCGCTGGCGCATGCCACCCGAAAGCTCGCGCGGCAGCGCGCCGCCGAAGCCGGCCAGGCCGATCAGTTCCAGCATGGCCTCGGCGCGCTGCGCGCGATCCTCGGGGCCGACGCCCTGCGCTTCCAGCCCCAGTTCCACGTTCTGCTGCACCGTCAGCCACGGGAACAGCGCGAAGGACTGGAACACCATCGAGATGCCGGCGGCCGGCCCGTGGATGGGGTTGCCGCGGTAGCTGGCGCTGCCGCTGTCGGCCGGGATCAGGCCGGCCACGATGCGCAGCAAGGTCGACTTGCCCGAGCCGGATTTCCCGAGCAGCGCGACGATCTCGTTTTCGGCCAGCTTGAAGTCGACGTTGTCCAGCACCTTGCGGGGCCGGCCATCGGCGATGCGGAAGCTCTTGGAGATGCCCTTCAGGTCGACGAGCGTGTTGCGGTTCATGTCGTGTTTCCTAGCGGCTGCGGTCTTCGGCCAGCGTGTACAGCCGGCGCCAGAAGAAGCGGTTCAGCAGCATGACGAAGACGCACATCACGCCGATGCCCAGCGCGATGCGGTGGAAGTCGCCGGCCTCGGTCATCTGCTTGATGTAGCTGCCCAGGCCGTCGGCCACCAGCGAAGTCTTGCCCCAGCTCACGTACTCCGCCACGATGCTGGCGTTCCACGAGCCGCCGCTGGCGGTGATGGCGCCGGTGACGAAGCTGGGGAACACGGCGGGCAGGTACACCCGCTTCCATTTGAGCCAGCCCTTCAGGCCCAGGTTGTCGGCGGCCAGCCGCAGCTCCGTGGGCAACGTGGAGGCACCCGCCACCACGTTGAAGAGGATGTACCACTGCGTGCCGAACACCATCAGCGGGCTGAGCCAGATGTTCGGGTTCAGGTTCCAGGTGACCAGCACATACACCACCAGCGGGAACAGCAGGTTCACCGGGAAGGCGGCCAGGAACTGCGCCACGGCCTGCACGCGCTGCGCATAGCGCGGGCGCAGCCCGATCCACACCGAGACGGGCACCCACACCAGCGAGGCCAGCCCGATCAGCAGCAGCACCCGCACCAGCGTGATGAAGCCCAGCCCCACCACCCGCGCGGCCTCGCCCCAGCCCACGACCGAGTGCACGTACACCACCAGGTAGGTGGCCACGGCAGCCAGGCCCAGCGCCAGCACGACGTCCCACACCCGCTCCCAGTCGATGGTGGACGTGTTGCGGGCCACGGGCGCCGGCGCGACGGGACGGGCGGGAAACCAGCCGAGGGTCGAGCGCAGCGCGGACCAGAAGCGGTCGCTGACGCCGCGCACCACGCTGCTGCGGTGCACCCAGTCCAGCAGCCAGGAGCTTTGCGCCGTCTCGCCCTGCGTCTCCTCGAAGCGGAACTTGTCGGCCCAGGCCAGCAGCGGCCGGAAGAACAGCTGGTCGTACAGCAGGATGCCGGCCAGCATGGCGGCGATGGCCCAGGCGATGGCGTGCCCGTTCTCCTGCTCGATGGCCACCGCGATGTAGCTGCCGATGCCGGGCAGCTTGATGTCCTGCCCGGCCACCGAGATGGCCTCGGCGGCCACCAGGAAGAACCAGCCGCCGGACATCGACATCATCATGTTCCACAGCAGCCCCGGCATGGCGAAGGGCAGCTCCAGCCGCCAGAACCGCTGCCACGACGACAGCCGAAACAGGCGGGCGGCCTCGTTCAGCTCCGGCGGCACCGTCTTGATGGACTGGTACAGGCTGAAGGCCATGTTCCAGGCCTGCGAGGTGAAGATGGCGAAGATGGCCGCGCACTCCACGCCCAGCATGCGGCCGGGAAACAGCGCGATGAAGGGCGCGATGGCGATCGCCTGGAAGCCCAGGATGGGCACCGACTGCAGCACGTCCAGCATGGGCACCAGCACTTTTTCCGCCGCCCGGTACTTGGCCGCCAGCGCGGCGAAGGCGAAGCTGAAGACCAGCGAGCAGGCCAGCGCCGTGAACATGCGCAGCACCGTGCGCAGCAGGTAATAGGGCAGTTCCAGCGGGTCCAGCGAAATGGGCGTGGGCTGGCCCAGGACGAAGGGATGCCCCATTTGCGCGGCGCCGAAGGCCAGTGCGCTCAGCACCAGCAGCACGAAGGGCAGCAGCGCCCAGTCCCAACGGTTGGGGCTGGGCGCGAGCAGCTTGCTGCCGGAGCGGCGGAAAGGAAGGAGGGCGAACATGGAAGGGCGCTAGTTTGCCTGCGAAGCCGAGCGTCAGGGCACGGTCAGGCGAATGGCCCAGCACCGTCATCCCAAGGAATGTTGCGGGTCGCTGGATCGCCACCCAAACTGCAACGGTATACACGGAGTTTGTGACATGGCACGCAGCTATTTCTCCCAGGGTTGCCGCGGCGGCATCGTCATGCGGCTGCAGCAGGGCCTGCAGGCCCAGGGCTTCGCGCCGCCGGTGCTGGTGCAGTTTGCCGACGGCGACTACGGCGGCAAGACGGCCACGGCGGTGCGCGCGCTGCAGCAGGCCAGGGGCCTGGGCGCGAGCGGCGAAGTGGACGAAGCCACCTGGACGGCCGCCGTGGCCGCGCCGCTGCCCACGCTGTTCGAGCGCTGCCTGCAGCTGACCGCGGACTTCGAAGGCCACGGCTTCGGCCTGGCGCAGGGCAACTTCGACGGCGCCGGCATCACCTGGGGCATCATCGGCTTCACCCTGGCCGGCGGCGAGCTGCAGCGGGTGATGGCCGAAATCGACGCACGCGCGCCCGGCAAGGTGGACGAGGCCTTCGGCGCGCTGGCGCCCACATGGCGCGCGGTGCTGGCCCGCTCCGTCGACGAGCAGGTGGCCTGGGCCGACGGCATCAGCCTGGGCGACAGCAAGGCGCGCTTGCCGCCGCCGTGGGTGCAGGTGTTCGCGCGCCTGGGCGCGCTACCCGTCACGCAGCAGGTGCAGATCGACTTTGCGCAGCAGAAGTACTACGCGCCGGCCCTGCAGTCCGCCCAGCGCCTGGGCCTGCAGACCGAGCGCGGCATTGCCCTGTGCTTCGACACCCATGTGCAAAGCGGCGGCGTGCGGCAGCCGGTGCTGGACCTGGCCGCCACCTTGCCGGCCAACCTGACCGAGGGCGATCGCCTGCCGCTGCTGGCCAAGGCCATCGCGCAGGCGGTGAGCCGGCCGAAGTACCGCATCGACGTGCTGTCGCGGCGGATGTGCATCGCGACCGGCGCGGGGAACGTGCATGGCGCAGATTTCAAATTGTCAGCGTGGGGATTGGGACTCTTTCCCGTAACTTGAGATACACGCTTCCCGGCTGATCCTGCCGCCGCATCCTCTCTCTTTTTGCGGGCCCCGGGCCTGCAAGATTTCCAGGCCCGGCCCCTTAACTCCGCCGAG
Encoded proteins:
- a CDS encoding ABC transporter permease — protein: MFALLPFRRSGSKLLAPSPNRWDWALLPFVLLVLSALAFGAAQMGHPFVLGQPTPISLDPLELPYYLLRTVLRMFTALACSLVFSFAFAALAAKYRAAEKVLVPMLDVLQSVPILGFQAIAIAPFIALFPGRMLGVECAAIFAIFTSQAWNMAFSLYQSIKTVPPELNEAARLFRLSSWQRFWRLELPFAMPGLLWNMMMSMSGGWFFLVAAEAISVAGQDIKLPGIGSYIAVAIEQENGHAIAWAIAAMLAGILLYDQLFFRPLLAWADKFRFEETQGETAQSSWLLDWVHRSSVVRGVSDRFWSALRSTLGWFPARPVAPAPVARNTSTIDWERVWDVVLALGLAAVATYLVVYVHSVVGWGEAARVVGLGFITLVRVLLLIGLASLVWVPVSVWIGLRPRYAQRVQAVAQFLAAFPVNLLFPLVVYVLVTWNLNPNIWLSPLMVFGTQWYILFNVVAGASTLPTELRLAADNLGLKGWLKWKRVYLPAVFPSFVTGAITASGGSWNASIVAEYVSWGKTSLVADGLGSYIKQMTEAGDFHRIALGIGVMCVFVMLLNRFFWRRLYTLAEDRSR
- a CDS encoding nitrate/sulfonate/bicarbonate ABC transporter ATP-binding protein; this translates as MNRNTLVDLKGISKSFRIADGRPRKVLDNVDFKLAENEIVALLGKSGSGKSTLLRIVAGLIPADSGSASYRGNPIHGPAAGISMVFQSFALFPWLTVQQNVELGLEAQGVGPEDRAQRAEAMLELIGLAGFGGALPRELSGGMRQRVGIARALVTNPDVLLMDEAFSALDVMTGETLRDEILELWADQRIPTKGMLIVSHNIEEAVMMADRIVILASDPGRIRCQYAVSLERPRDADTADLRQMVDEVYALMTARPVPQVAVAAAAAPAPVDYALPATDVARIEGVLDLLAEAPFEGHADLPQLAEESALTDEELFPTYEALAMLGLAQVEAGDIALTPLGQRYAQAGHVLRQEIFGQQLLAQVPLATRIRRMLESEPSGTMPRERVLDLLREGMEQEKAVHTLEVAIEWGRYGEAYEFDFHTGVLKLPDEAEEAA
- a CDS encoding peptidoglycan-binding protein, whose product is MARSYFSQGCRGGIVMRLQQGLQAQGFAPPVLVQFADGDYGGKTATAVRALQQARGLGASGEVDEATWTAAVAAPLPTLFERCLQLTADFEGHGFGLAQGNFDGAGITWGIIGFTLAGGELQRVMAEIDARAPGKVDEAFGALAPTWRAVLARSVDEQVAWADGISLGDSKARLPPPWVQVFARLGALPVTQQVQIDFAQQKYYAPALQSAQRLGLQTERGIALCFDTHVQSGGVRQPVLDLAATLPANLTEGDRLPLLAKAIAQAVSRPKYRIDVLSRRMCIATGAGNVHGADFKLSAWGLGLFPVT